From the Calliopsis andreniformis isolate RMS-2024a chromosome 4, iyCalAndr_principal, whole genome shotgun sequence genome, one window contains:
- the Sws gene encoding patatin like phospholipase domain containing sws isoform X2 codes for MEIVELFNRCNENLGSYIFSTWIGRLIGEYQTSRTLFLILTSALLILSIISVIILRKWKNKEFLPEVKEFVGVGTGKPRFRKRDKVLFYGRKMLRKVKSISGQVHATGQGKKRKAVMRFARRLLQLKKETAPQQLKVLEPPAEYLEEDLGPGDRVPPDALYMLQSIRVFGHFEKPVFLKLCKHTEIMNLPAGSPLFKIGDPDENLFIVQQGLVNVYITGPDGSQISLKLVKTGESVTSLLSFTDVLTGHTSTYKTVSARTVEDSIVVKLPMNAFQEVFQDHPDAFVRVIQVIMVRLQRVTFTALHQYLGLSAELVNQGTHKKKQSPFSGSPVRSRTKDNFNTQNTENQFNASTTTSSVQHDGSEMVRDTSVLSSPQPVPTVINRRAKSSVDWKNQNLSPQMGQNTVDMVPECDSHWPNSSPMTAQQSCQGSQYGSQPDVVHTGNSHPTKKRSTTTEPIQQQLDETHFVQIATEAFVRELGLEDDSILKDGKVEIREVPAGTYLMKEESHKDVALVYVVSGSLVVSQRVSEGRDIGQEVHMFSAHQGEIVGGLAVLTGEPSFYTIRAKHPSRIALLSKPTFFAIMREQPTVVLHVAHSVVRRLSPFVRQVDFALDWLFLESGRAVYRQGDESGSTFIVLSGRLRSVITYKNGKKELVAEYGKGDLVGIVEMVTQTPRSTTVMAVRDSELAKLPEGLFNVIKLRYPIVVTRLINLLGHRILGTWQQAHTKNGSSDKQRAAATVDTRPAQVNFSTVAIVPVTDDVPLTAFTYELYHSLCAIGPCLRLTSDVVRKTLGSTIMEPANEYRLTSWLAQQEDQHRISLYQCDPTYTLWTQRCVRQADCILIVGLGDRPPSIGRTEREIERLVMRTQKELVLLHKEQSGQRPTNTVQWLNMRSWVSSHHHIQCPKRMFTRRSQYRINELYSKVLMSEPNVHSDFSRLARWLTGTSVGLVLGGGGARGAAHVGMLKAIIEAGIPIDMVGGVSIGALMGALWCMEKNITTTTQKAREWSKKMTQWWRQILDLTYPVTSMFSGKDFNKTIQATFGDTYIEDLWLPYFTITTDITDSCMRTHTHGLLWRYIRSSMTIAGVFPPICDPLDGHLLVDGCYVNNVPADEMLRQGAHHILAIDVGSQDDTDLTNYGDSLSGWWLLWKRWNPFATPVKVPNLPDIQSRLAYVSCVRQLEEVKNSDYCEYIRPPIDKYKTLQFANFDEIKDVGYQHGKTYFEGQSKAGVLPRFNADRENARAMRAKHQSNQQSLSSYTFTDLAQMVCKVSRGNRYVDLDIDSDTDELEEYEADLEEDAQEVGYASEPTAGILDQSPDENHLRRRTGVSLSLSDTEAESELDYHPKIF; via the exons ATGGAG ATTGTGGAATTATTTAATAGATGCAACGAGAATTTGGGATCCTACATTTTTTCAACATGGATTGGCAGATTAATTGGAGAATATCAAACTTCGAGAACCTTATTTTTAATTCTAACATCGGCCCTTCTGATATTATCAATTATATCTGTAATCATTCTTCGAAAATGGAAGAACAAAGAATTTTTGCCAGAAGTAAAGGAATTTGTTGGAGTAGGTACAGGCAAACCGAGGTTCAGAAAAAGAGACAAAGTCCTCTTTTATGGAAGAAAAATGTTGCGCAAAGTAAAATCCATCAGTGGGCAAGTACATGCAACTGGAcaaggaaagaaaagaaaagctgTCATGCGATTTGCACGAAGACTTTTGCAACTAAAAAAGGAAACAGCTCCCCAGCAGTTAAAG GTCTTAGAACCACCCGCCGAATATTTAGAAGAAGATCTAGGTCCTGGAGACAGAGTACCACCGGATGCTTTATATATGTTACAAAGTATTCGAGTTTTTGGCCACTTTGAAAAACCTGTTTTCTTAAAATTATGCAAGCATACAGAAATTATGAATTTACCAGCTGGAAGTCCTCTATTCAAAATTGGAGATCCAGATGAAAATCTGTTTATTGTACAGCAAGGCTTAGTCAATGTTTACATTACAGGACCTGATGGTTCCCAAATATCATTAAAATTAGTTAAAACAGGAGAATCGGTAACTAGTCTTCTTAGCTTCACAGATGTACTTACCGGACATACAAGTACCTACAAAACAGTATCTGCTAGAACTGTAGAGGATTCTATTGTAGTTAAATTACCAATGAATGCATTTCAAGAG GTTTTCCAAGATCATCCTGATGCATTTGTTCGAGTTATCCAGGTCATTATGGTTCGCCTCCAAAGAGTTACTTTTACTGCTTTACACCAATATCTTGGATTGTCAGCAGAATTAGTAAATCAAGGAACACATAAAAAAAAACAAAGTCCATTCTCTGGTTCACCAGTCAGATCACGAACTAAAGACAACTTTAATACCCAAAATACGGAAAATCAATTTAACGCATCTACAACTACTTCGTCTGTACAACACGATGGAAGTGAAATGGTTAGAGATACTTCTGTTTTAAGTAGTCCTCAACCTGTACCTACTGTTATAAATCGACG GGCGAAGAGTTCCGTTGATTGGAAAAATCAAAATTTAAGTCCACAAATGGGTCAAAACACGGTAGATATGGTACCGGAATGCGATTCTCATTGGCCAAATTCATCACCTATGACGGCGCAACAATCCTGTCAAGGATCTCAATATGGATCACAACCGGATGTTGTGCATACAGGAAATTCTCATCCAACTAAAAAAAGATCCACTACTACTGAACCAATTCAACAACAACTAGACGAAACACATTTTGTACAAATAGCAACAGAAGCATTTGTTAGAGAACTTGGATTAGaagacgattcaatactcaaggatGGAAAGGTTGAAATCAGAGAAGTACCAGCAGGTACTTATTTGATGAAGGAAGAATCTCATAAG GATGTTGCTCTTGTCTATGTTGTATCTGGTTCGCTAGTAGTTAGTCAACGAGTTTCAGAGGGTAGAGATATAGGACAAGAAGTCCATATGTTTAGTGCTCATCAAGGAGAAATTGTTGGAGGATTAGCTGTATTAACTGGAGAACCTTCCTTTTACACCATTAGAGCAAAACATCCTAGTCGTATAGCACTTCTTAGTAAACCAACATTTTTTGCTATTATGAGAGAACAACCTACTGTTGTATTACACGTAGCTCACTCGGTTGTTCGAAGGCTCAGCCCTTTCGTTAGACAG GTCGATTTCGCTCTCGACTGGCTGTTTCTTGAAAGTGGAAGAGCTGTATATAGACAAGGAGATGAATCAGGCTCAACGTTCATTGTATTAAGTGGTCGACTTCGATCGGTGATTACGTATAAAAATGGGAAAAAAGAACTCGTTGCGGAATATGGAAAAGGAGACTTAGTAGGCATTGTAGAAATGGTTACGCAAACTCCACGATCGACGACAGTGATGGCAGTACGAGATTCTGAGCTAGCTAAATTACCCGAAGGATTGTTTAATGTTATCAAACTTCGTTATCCAATAGTTGTCACGAGGCTTATCAACTTACTTGGTCATCGTATATTAGGAACTTGGCAACAAGCGCATACAAAGAATGGTAGTAGTGATAAACA ACGAGCCGCTGCAACAGTTGACACACGACCGGCTCAAGTGAATTTTTCAACCGTTGCTATAGTTCCAGTAACTGATGATGTACCATTAACTGCATTTACGTACGAATTGTATCATTCATTATGCGCTATCGGGCCATGTTTACGCCTCACTTCGGATGTTGTCCGAAAA ACACTAGGTAGCACTATTATGGAGCCTGCAAACGAATATCGTTTAACATCGTGGCTTGCGCAACAAGAAGATCAACATCGAATTTCGCTGTACCAGTGTGATCCAACGTATACATTATGGACTCAACGGTGTGTTCGCCAAGCTGACTGTATTCTCATTGTTGGTCTAGGAGATAGGCCTCCTTCCATAGGTAGAACTGAACGCGAGATTGAACGTTTGGTTATGAGAACACAAAAGGAATTAGTACTTTTACACAAGGAGCAAAGTGGACAACGGCCTACGAATACTGTGCAATGGTTGAACATGAGATCTTGGGTATCTAGTCATCATCATATTCAATGTCCTAAACGAATGTTCACAAGGAGATCTCAATATAGAATT AATGAATTATATTCCAAAGTTCTTATGTCAGAACCAAACGTGCACAGTGATTTTAGTAGACTTGCCCGATGGTTAACCGGAACATCGGTTGGTCTCGTGCTTGGAGGCGGTGGTGCTAGAGGCGCAGCACACGTAGGAATGCTTAAAGCAATTATTGAAGCAGGAATACCCATAGACATGGTCGGTGGAGTTAGTATTGGAGCACTCATGGGTGCTTTATGGTGTATGGAAAAGAATATTACAACAACGACTCAGAAAGCTCGCGAATGGTCAAAG AAAATGACACAATGGTGGAGACAAATATTGGACTTGACATATCCTGTCACCTCCATGTTCTCTGGAAAAGATTTTAACAAGACGATTCAAGCAACGTTCGGTGATACATATATCGAAGATCTTTGGTTACCATATTTCACAATAACTACAGATATCACCGACTCTTGTATGCGTACGCACACGCATG GTTTGCTATGGAGATACATTCGATCCAGTATGACCATTGCGGGGGTCTTTCCTCCTATTTGCGACCCTCTTGACGGGCATCTTTTGGTCGATGGGTGTTATGTTAATAACGTACCAG CTGACGAAATGTTAAGACAAGGAGCACATCACATCTTGGCTATCGATGTTGGATCACAGGATGATACAGACTTAACTAATTACGGAGATTCATTGTCTGGTTGGTGGTTACTATGGAAACGTTGGAATCCTTTTGCCACTCCCGTTAAAGTTCCCAATTTGCCTGACATACAATCGAGATTAGCTTACGTAAGTTGCGTACGGCAATTAGAGGAAGTGAAAAACTCCGATTATTGCGAATATATCAGACCACCCATAGATAAATACAAAACCCTACAATTTGCTAATTTTGACGAAATTAAGGACGTCGGTTATCAACATG GAAAGACTTATTTCGAAGGACAATCCAAAGCTGGAGTTCTTCCACGATTTAATGCTGATAGAGAAAACGCACGAGCTATGAGAGCAAAGCATCAATCTAATCAACAGTCTTTGTCCTCCTACACTTTCACGGATTTGGCTCAAATGGTATGCAAAGTCTCCAGAGGGAATCGTTATGTAGATCTAGATATAGATTCCGATACAGACGAACTGGAGGAATACGAGGCGGATTTAGAAGAAGATGCACAAGAAGTAGGTTATGCCTCTGAACCCACTGCCGGTATTCTAGATCAG AGTCCTGACGAGAATCATTTGCGTCGGAGAACTGGTGTCTCTTTAAGTTTATCCGATACGGAAGCGGAGTCAGAACTAGATTATCatccaaaaatattttaa
- the Sws gene encoding patatin like phospholipase domain containing sws isoform X3, whose amino-acid sequence MEIVELFNRCNENLGSYIFSTWIGRLIGEYQTSRTLFLILTSALLILSIISVIILRKWKNKEFLPEVKEFVGVGTGKPRFRKRDKVLFYGRKMLRKVKSISGQVHATGQGKKRKAVMRFARRLLQLKKETAPQQLKVLEPPAEYLEEDLGPGDRVPPDALYMLQSIRVFGHFEKPVFLKLCKHTEIMNLPAGSPLFKIGDPDENLFIVQQGLVNVYITGPDGSQISLKLVKTGESVTSLLSFTDVLTGHTSTYKTVSARTVEDSIVVKLPMNAFQEVFQDHPDAFVRVIQVIMVRLQRVTFTALHQYLGLSAELVNQGTHKKKQSPFSGSPVRSRTKDNFNTQNTENQFNASTTTSSVQHDGSEMVRDTSVLSSPQPVPTVINRRAKSSVDWKNQNLSPQMGQNTVDMVPECDSHWPNSSPMTAQQSCQGSQYGSQPDVVHTGNSHPTKKRSTTTEPIQQQLDETHFVQIATEAFVRELGLEDDSILKDGKVEIREVPAGTYLMKEESHKDVALVYVVSGSLVVSQRVSEGRDIGQEVHMFSAHQGEIVGGLAVLTGEPSFYTIRAKHPSRIALLSKPTFFAIMREQPTVVLHVAHSVVRRLSPFVRQVDFALDWLFLESGRAVYRQGDESGSTFIVLSGRLRSVITYKNGKKELVAEYGKGDLVGIVEMVTQTPRSTTVMAVRDSELAKLPEGLFNVIKLRYPIVVTRLINLLGHRILGTWQQAHTKNGSSDKQRAAATVDTRPAQVNFSTVAIVPVTDDVPLTAFTYELYHSLCAIGPCLRLTSDVVRKTLGSTIMEPANEYRLTSWLAQQEDQHRISLYQCDPTYTLWTQRCVRQADCILIVGLGDRPPSIGRTEREIERLVMRTQKELVLLHKEQSGQRPTNTVQWLNMRSWVSSHHHIQCPKRMFTRRSQYRINELYSKVLMSEPNVHSDFSRLARWLTGTSVGLVLGGGGARGAAHVGMLKAIIEAGIPIDMVGGVSIGALMGALWCMEKNITTTTQKAREWSKKMTQWWRQILDLTYPVTSMFSGKDFNKTIQATFGDTYIEDLWLPYFTITTDITDSCMRTHTHGSLWRYIRASMSLSGYMPPMCDPVDGHLLLDGGYVNNLPADEMLRQGAHHILAIDVGSQDDTDLTNYGDSLSGWWLLWKRWNPFATPVKVPNLPDIQSRLAYDVGYQHGKTYFEGQSKAGVLPRFNADRENARAMRAKHQSNQQSLSSYTFTDLAQMVCKVSRGNRYVDLDIDSDTDELEEYEADLEEDAQEVGYASEPTAGILDQSPDENHLRRRTGVSLSLSDTEAESELDYHPKIF is encoded by the exons ATGGAG ATTGTGGAATTATTTAATAGATGCAACGAGAATTTGGGATCCTACATTTTTTCAACATGGATTGGCAGATTAATTGGAGAATATCAAACTTCGAGAACCTTATTTTTAATTCTAACATCGGCCCTTCTGATATTATCAATTATATCTGTAATCATTCTTCGAAAATGGAAGAACAAAGAATTTTTGCCAGAAGTAAAGGAATTTGTTGGAGTAGGTACAGGCAAACCGAGGTTCAGAAAAAGAGACAAAGTCCTCTTTTATGGAAGAAAAATGTTGCGCAAAGTAAAATCCATCAGTGGGCAAGTACATGCAACTGGAcaaggaaagaaaagaaaagctgTCATGCGATTTGCACGAAGACTTTTGCAACTAAAAAAGGAAACAGCTCCCCAGCAGTTAAAG GTCTTAGAACCACCCGCCGAATATTTAGAAGAAGATCTAGGTCCTGGAGACAGAGTACCACCGGATGCTTTATATATGTTACAAAGTATTCGAGTTTTTGGCCACTTTGAAAAACCTGTTTTCTTAAAATTATGCAAGCATACAGAAATTATGAATTTACCAGCTGGAAGTCCTCTATTCAAAATTGGAGATCCAGATGAAAATCTGTTTATTGTACAGCAAGGCTTAGTCAATGTTTACATTACAGGACCTGATGGTTCCCAAATATCATTAAAATTAGTTAAAACAGGAGAATCGGTAACTAGTCTTCTTAGCTTCACAGATGTACTTACCGGACATACAAGTACCTACAAAACAGTATCTGCTAGAACTGTAGAGGATTCTATTGTAGTTAAATTACCAATGAATGCATTTCAAGAG GTTTTCCAAGATCATCCTGATGCATTTGTTCGAGTTATCCAGGTCATTATGGTTCGCCTCCAAAGAGTTACTTTTACTGCTTTACACCAATATCTTGGATTGTCAGCAGAATTAGTAAATCAAGGAACACATAAAAAAAAACAAAGTCCATTCTCTGGTTCACCAGTCAGATCACGAACTAAAGACAACTTTAATACCCAAAATACGGAAAATCAATTTAACGCATCTACAACTACTTCGTCTGTACAACACGATGGAAGTGAAATGGTTAGAGATACTTCTGTTTTAAGTAGTCCTCAACCTGTACCTACTGTTATAAATCGACG GGCGAAGAGTTCCGTTGATTGGAAAAATCAAAATTTAAGTCCACAAATGGGTCAAAACACGGTAGATATGGTACCGGAATGCGATTCTCATTGGCCAAATTCATCACCTATGACGGCGCAACAATCCTGTCAAGGATCTCAATATGGATCACAACCGGATGTTGTGCATACAGGAAATTCTCATCCAACTAAAAAAAGATCCACTACTACTGAACCAATTCAACAACAACTAGACGAAACACATTTTGTACAAATAGCAACAGAAGCATTTGTTAGAGAACTTGGATTAGaagacgattcaatactcaaggatGGAAAGGTTGAAATCAGAGAAGTACCAGCAGGTACTTATTTGATGAAGGAAGAATCTCATAAG GATGTTGCTCTTGTCTATGTTGTATCTGGTTCGCTAGTAGTTAGTCAACGAGTTTCAGAGGGTAGAGATATAGGACAAGAAGTCCATATGTTTAGTGCTCATCAAGGAGAAATTGTTGGAGGATTAGCTGTATTAACTGGAGAACCTTCCTTTTACACCATTAGAGCAAAACATCCTAGTCGTATAGCACTTCTTAGTAAACCAACATTTTTTGCTATTATGAGAGAACAACCTACTGTTGTATTACACGTAGCTCACTCGGTTGTTCGAAGGCTCAGCCCTTTCGTTAGACAG GTCGATTTCGCTCTCGACTGGCTGTTTCTTGAAAGTGGAAGAGCTGTATATAGACAAGGAGATGAATCAGGCTCAACGTTCATTGTATTAAGTGGTCGACTTCGATCGGTGATTACGTATAAAAATGGGAAAAAAGAACTCGTTGCGGAATATGGAAAAGGAGACTTAGTAGGCATTGTAGAAATGGTTACGCAAACTCCACGATCGACGACAGTGATGGCAGTACGAGATTCTGAGCTAGCTAAATTACCCGAAGGATTGTTTAATGTTATCAAACTTCGTTATCCAATAGTTGTCACGAGGCTTATCAACTTACTTGGTCATCGTATATTAGGAACTTGGCAACAAGCGCATACAAAGAATGGTAGTAGTGATAAACA ACGAGCCGCTGCAACAGTTGACACACGACCGGCTCAAGTGAATTTTTCAACCGTTGCTATAGTTCCAGTAACTGATGATGTACCATTAACTGCATTTACGTACGAATTGTATCATTCATTATGCGCTATCGGGCCATGTTTACGCCTCACTTCGGATGTTGTCCGAAAA ACACTAGGTAGCACTATTATGGAGCCTGCAAACGAATATCGTTTAACATCGTGGCTTGCGCAACAAGAAGATCAACATCGAATTTCGCTGTACCAGTGTGATCCAACGTATACATTATGGACTCAACGGTGTGTTCGCCAAGCTGACTGTATTCTCATTGTTGGTCTAGGAGATAGGCCTCCTTCCATAGGTAGAACTGAACGCGAGATTGAACGTTTGGTTATGAGAACACAAAAGGAATTAGTACTTTTACACAAGGAGCAAAGTGGACAACGGCCTACGAATACTGTGCAATGGTTGAACATGAGATCTTGGGTATCTAGTCATCATCATATTCAATGTCCTAAACGAATGTTCACAAGGAGATCTCAATATAGAATT AATGAATTATATTCCAAAGTTCTTATGTCAGAACCAAACGTGCACAGTGATTTTAGTAGACTTGCCCGATGGTTAACCGGAACATCGGTTGGTCTCGTGCTTGGAGGCGGTGGTGCTAGAGGCGCAGCACACGTAGGAATGCTTAAAGCAATTATTGAAGCAGGAATACCCATAGACATGGTCGGTGGAGTTAGTATTGGAGCACTCATGGGTGCTTTATGGTGTATGGAAAAGAATATTACAACAACGACTCAGAAAGCTCGCGAATGGTCAAAG AAAATGACACAATGGTGGAGACAAATATTGGACTTGACATATCCTGTCACCTCCATGTTCTCTGGAAAAGATTTTAACAAGACGATTCAAGCAACGTTCGGTGATACATATATCGAAGATCTTTGGTTACCATATTTCACAATAACTACAGATATCACCGACTCTTGTATGCGTACGCACACGCATG GATCGCTGTGGCGGTACATTCGGGCTTCGATGTCATTGTCTGGTTATATGCCACCGATGTGTGACCCAGTTGATGGCCATCTCCTACTCGACGGCGGGTACGTCAATAACCTTCCAG CTGACGAAATGTTAAGACAAGGAGCACATCACATCTTGGCTATCGATGTTGGATCACAGGATGATACAGACTTAACTAATTACGGAGATTCATTGTCTGGTTGGTGGTTACTATGGAAACGTTGGAATCCTTTTGCCACTCCCGTTAAAGTTCCCAATTTGCCTGACATACAATCGAGATTAGCTTAC GACGTCGGTTATCAACATG GAAAGACTTATTTCGAAGGACAATCCAAAGCTGGAGTTCTTCCACGATTTAATGCTGATAGAGAAAACGCACGAGCTATGAGAGCAAAGCATCAATCTAATCAACAGTCTTTGTCCTCCTACACTTTCACGGATTTGGCTCAAATGGTATGCAAAGTCTCCAGAGGGAATCGTTATGTAGATCTAGATATAGATTCCGATACAGACGAACTGGAGGAATACGAGGCGGATTTAGAAGAAGATGCACAAGAAGTAGGTTATGCCTCTGAACCCACTGCCGGTATTCTAGATCAG AGTCCTGACGAGAATCATTTGCGTCGGAGAACTGGTGTCTCTTTAAGTTTATCCGATACGGAAGCGGAGTCAGAACTAGATTATCatccaaaaatattttaa